TATCCTGTTTTGCAACCTCTCAGTTAATGACATACTAGGAAACTCTTTTCTGCCCCGTTTGCTTGTAAGCATGTTGCTGCCTCCATCTGAGCGCCTCATCAGTTATTATGAATGTGTGGTTCAAGCTTTCACCATACACGTGTGCAACACCTGCTCTCACACTGTGCTCATGATTATGGCCTTTGACAGATATGTGGCCATCTGTAATCCTCTGCGCTATGCTGCCATAATGACCAACAAAATGCTGATAAAGCTGACAGTTTCTGCCTGGGGAGTGCCATTTGTTCTGGTCGGGATTCTTCTCGGTCTGACCATACGGCTGAACCGATGCAGGACAATAATAAGAGGTTTGTACTGTAACAATGCCTCTTTGTTTAAACTCTCCTGTGagaatgtgtttattaataatatCTATGGCCTCACTTTCACTGTCGTCCTGTTCACCTCTTCTATAGGCACCATGGTTCTCACTTACACTAGAATTACAGTCGTCTGTCTGACCAGTAAGAACAAGTCTTTGAACAGTAAAGCCTTGAAGACCTGCAGCACTCATCTGGCTGTGTATCTAATCATGTTGCTCAGTGGATTGACTATAATCATTCTGCATCGCTTCCCTCAGTACTCAGACTACAGAAAATTTGCCACTATTTTGTATCACATCATCCCCAGCAGCCTTAACCCCATTATTTATGGCATGCAGTCCAAAGAGATACGGACGTTTTTATCTAAGTCCAAGAAAGTTTTGCCATCCCTGTAAGGACGCCTTCCAAGTGTTTGTATTGTTCTTGGGACATTATTTTCCTATTCAAGAGGATTACAGGTTGTGTGAAACATACAAATTAAAAGAACTTGAGATAAATCACATTTTCCTCTGCAGTGTCCTTAATATGATCCATGGctactttttttctctgtgtgttaaaatacaaattaatgaATGCAAAATAACCTTATTTGATGAACTatcatatctatatatatatatatatatatatatatatatatatatatatatatatatatatatatatatatatacacatataaatatatatacatatatatacctatatatatgtatatatacatatagatacctatatctatctctctatctatctatctatctatctatctatcatcaAAAGAGTTGAAATGTCTACACACTGACCATATATAGGCAGCAAGTAAAAGGACATACCTAGTTCTATAAAATGATTAAGAAATATATAAGAGCTCTGCTTTTAGCATATTgtattaataataaaatgtgtaatgaTTGTTGTCATGATTACAATGAAGTTACAGTGAAGTTATAATGAAGTCATGAAAAATTACAAACAGTCACAAAATTGAATGATGAgattaatcagaaaaaaaaaatattcaagcTGAAGTGCGGCAAAGGCTGAGACAATGAGTTTGGGAGAAAATAGAGGAACAACAGTTGATCAGTATGTCATTGTGCTCTGTATGTCATTATCCTCTTCTCAGCAGCCATACGACTAGATAATAGGTACAGAtttggacatggtggtgattttcctgcggtttctgaaaacatgtaccacagtctatgctaccaacacaacattcacactctcctcttgtctcttctcttgctccagCGTCAAATATGCACACCATCCCCTAAATTATTAGATGCGTGGCACGGTCAGTCAGACTGGGGGccgaagaagaagagaggccactgacgtcactctcctgcgctgcttgggattgcgaattcagaTTGAATTTtggaaaatgcaatttggataaTTTGTTACTCATTTTACTTATGAGTCAAATAATGCAGCTATgaccttgaaatgaaaaagcctttctgctaatgcattttaattttcaaatttgacatttcaaattgaattttggtaactatttgctggggcatcttttgaaaattaaatcttaaatgtccttttctttatcattttgattaagttacaaaatgagcagtcttaaagaagaaaatgaaaatgaaattttgatgatttattattcattttatttatgagtaaaagaaaatgcagctaaattctgaaaatgaaaaagcatttctgttaatccattttaattttaattaggGTACAGATTTGTTTCCATAGCCATCTGCCTCCTaagtatttcattcattttctttgtgtgattcatgacccaattcaaacaggatcaaaaaTGATCATCGTGATAGTATTGAATCTGAAGATTAGGATATCCGACTAGTTTaattttaaagatatttttcaaaatacagTGACAGTGGGGCAGCTCAGTTGGAACAGCGACTGTTGGTTAAGCCCGGTCAGCCCGCTTATTAGATACTTTAATTCAGGCCCCCAAAGTTGTTCAAATACACCTGTTTGCAGCTGGATTATCAAGATTTATCATTTCAgaatcagagtcagaatcagaaatcctttaatgtcccgcagatggggaaatttgtttgtcgcagcagcagaatattagaGAGACAAGAGCAATAGcaacatagacaatatataatagagaatataattaaaatgaatagaaaacagaatcaaatcgatgtatatacatatttacatgatatagtgcaagaatggacagtaatttttatatacagattttaaatatgtataataaatatgggtgatgAAATGAGTTTATTGAgctattgcacagtgcagagtacagggtgaggtctatatggagcagtgctggttgtatagtctgacagcagcagtaagGAAGGTGAtatctctccttcacacactgagggtgcatcagtctgttgctgaaggagctgcccagtgctgtgagtttcacctgcagggggtgggacccctgcaccagcagcgatgacagcttgtccatcatcctgctctctcccaccacctgccctgagtcaagagggcatcccaggatggagctgaccttcttgataagtttaccCAGTCTGTTCCtgtctgctgcagagatgctgctgctccagcagactagtccatagaaaatggctgatgccaccacagagtcatagaaagaggtgAGTAGTGCCCCCTGCACTataaaggacctgagcttcctcaatATAGAGGAGTAACAGGTTAATAAAAGTTGCAAAGGCCATCACAATAATCTCTTCATGTTGCATCACTCTATCTGAGGTAGTGACAACTGAATCCCCTGAAGATAAAATCATGACTATAAAACAATGGAGCGAGTGGAAATTCTCAGCAGtgagaaagagaagacagactgGAAACTGACTCTCAAACTGGGTATTACTGATCTGCTCACAATGTCCTTTTAAAGCAATTGTAAATTAATTATCTTTGTTACTGGTTAGAACAACACTGATGGTTTTCAGGCAGGAAAATGCTTTCTCAATACTGTAATACATTATTAGAGCTGAAAATTTAATGAAGATGTAAATTAAACCTAAATGAACACGAGTATACTGAGCTGGAAATTTCAGTTTAGTATTTTTTTAGATCACTTTGTTAGAAATTAAGCTGTTaacattgttttcttctttcaggTCGATGGGAAACTACACCTACAACAGCTTCACACTCCAGCTGGAAGGGTTAAATTTCTCAAATAAGTCAGTCTACCCcgcctttctcttcttttttttctcctaccTGTTTATAATGGTTACCAATGTGGGTATTGTTGTTCTAATTTTCAATGACAAGAGCCTTCACCAGCCGATGTATCTCCTTTTTAGCAACCTGCCATTTAATGACATTATTGGGAACTCTATCATGGTGCCTCGTTTGCTTGTAGACATTTTGCTGCCTCCGTCTGAACGTCTCATCAGTTATTATGAATGTGTAGTTCAAGCTTTCACTACACATATGTTTGGTACAACATCTCACACTGTGCTCATGATTATGGCCTTTGACCGATATGTGGCCATCTGTGATCCTCTGCGCTATGCTGCCATAATGACCAACAAAATGGTGATAAAGCTGACAGTTTCTGCCTGGGGAGTGGCCTTTGTTCTGGTCGGGATTCTTCTCGGTCTGACCATACGGCTGAACCGATGCCGGACAATGATCATGAATCCTTACTGTGATAATGCTTCTTTGTTCAAACTCTCCTGTGacagtgtgtttattaataatGTCTACGGCCTCACTTTCACTGTTGTCCTCTTCACAGCATCTATAGGCACCATGGTTCTCACTTACACAAAGATTAcagttgtctgtctgaccagtAAGAACAAGTCTTTGAACAGTAAAGCCTTGAAGACCTGCAGCACTCATCTGGTTGTGTATTTGATCATGGTGTTCAATGGATTGTCTGTCATTACTCTTCATCGTTTCCCTCAATACTCAGATTACAGAAAACTCTGTACCATTTTGTTTCACATCATCCCCGGCAGCCTCAACCCCATTATATACGGCATACAGTCAAAAGAGATAAAGAAGTTTTTCTCAAATAAGATTTTGCCGAATTTCTAACTTCAGTACACATtacaaacattacattacattacacactGAGGGCATAAATGATAATCATATAAAGGTTTGTGTACTATGTGTTAAACACAACAGCATGTCAGTTAATGTCTTTCTGGAGGAGGTGAGACTATGGTGGGCACTGCAGTGGTGCATGAGTCAACATGCTGTTGGAGAAGAGAGCAAAAACACGGCTGGTACTGTGATATTGATAgtttaaattatttgtattgAAACCATTGTAAATATTCAGTATCAATATTTCAATACTTTGAAACactaatatatacataaaatcTGTACCCTATTCTATAATGCGTATTAGATTGAAAACATCTCCTAATAGTTTTTACATCAAATGCAGTGAATTGAGAGTTTATATCAATCAACCCAGACAGTGATTGTTGGAACAGTGAAAATAATGCTATAGAATGTAAGTGTGttatacaacaataaaatgattgtttctgcaaatggagtctggtgtaTTCATTGAGGCTGATTGTGGTTCAACAAAAAAGGATCTTAATCTCAGAAGAGGTTTGTCTCTGGAGAAATTCTTTCAATAATGTCAAAATCTTAGAACAAGTGATTAGATTGTaagtgacaaaacaaacacttcacgtcatatacaatatatatatagtgtgtttatgtatatatatatttgtattacaATGTAGCGATGGCATACTACCCATCATGCCTAATCCTTAACTGAGTACTCATAGTTTGTTGGTCCGCTGTTTATGTTCCAGAATGCAAATCTTACTTGTTGTTAGTGTTGTAATTTGTCTTGTTAATATGTAGTTGTTTATGTAggtaattgtcattttttacaGCTCATATTTTTAACCAGTAGTGAGGTGGCTGTTACATTTCAAGACCAAAGCTGTATTTCGTAACTgcatttctcactttttttgcCCCTATACTAAATGTCATTAAACAGTCGATAtcactgaaagctgcttctggATCCTCATTCTGTGCTTCTTGTTACAGTATATCAGCAGCTCCAAGAACTGATTAACTCTCTCTCTACTTTCTGATAACTGCAGTCGTCAATATGACCAGATTTAATGGCTTCACAATAAAGTACCACTCCAACTGTTGTTTTACAGAGGACTTCACACCTACTGAGGGGCACCGTTGGCTGccgttacttttaaaagtaactcatTACGTCACAAGATTACTGCCACTAAAAACTAAATTGATACATTGCTGCCTTATAGCTGGGGAAAGTGCTGGTTAGAGTGAATTAGAGTTACCAGCAATTACAGTAAAAGTTAATTGTGACTCATTGCACGTGTCAGTTATATTGTTCAGATGGTGTGTAGGCAGCTGTACTTGTACCTTTGAATGTACTGGCTCTACAGTCATTTTGTGTCCGTCTTTACGGCCCACAGTCAGTAACTGCGCAGTTGATAATAGGAATGACTGACGCAATATAACAATTacagctttttattttgcaaacaaCCTGACAGCGGACTGGGCAGACAATTTCAGTATTAGGCACAGCTCTTTcgatgaaaacaatataaacacaggTCTTATAACCAGTGTATGATGTGTAAAAATtggggctgtcaaagttaagtTAATAATgtgttaacgcaacatcctcttgacgccgtacattttttttacgcgcgattaacgctcagtatttaaaaaaaaagaaacacgcattgtatgatttacggccgtcgatggcacctgtagtcttgatccagagggtggcagaagaataagaaagggaatcagaaggagaagaagcagggttggcgtttgGTAAAATcatggtggactgaaaagcgaaaggaaatggagaaaggacttatgaacggcaaattcactttcaaaacactgctaGATGGTttggtcgataggacaaaagttatccgCACGTACTGTTGACATGAagtgagttaccattgaagtacgttgagtataaaatatcatttgcaagccaaacacatggcagatgcagagagccccccctcccccactcaccaaaagcagacatcaccagccgtttttagacagagcaccaagccgccaatttgcctgtccttttggcggctcagtccgc
This genomic window from Sparus aurata chromosome 13, fSpaAur1.1, whole genome shotgun sequence contains:
- the LOC115593844 gene encoding olfactory receptor 146-like, with the translated sequence MENYTYNSDTLQLEGLNVSEDFTYPLFLFLLFSYLFIIVANLSIAVLVFVDKNLHQPMYILFCNLSVNDILGNSFLPRLLVSMLLPPSERLISYYECVVQAFTIHVCNTCSHTVLMIMAFDRYVAICNPLRYAAIMTNKMLIKLTVSAWGVPFVLVGILLGLTIRLNRCRTIIRGLYCNNASLFKLSCENVFINNIYGLTFTVVLFTSSIGTMVLTYTRITVVCLTSKNKSLNSKALKTCSTHLAVYLIMLLSGLTIIILHRFPQYSDYRKFATILYHIIPSSLNPIIYGMQSKEIRTFLSKSKKVLPSL
- the LOC115594474 gene encoding olfactory receptor 146-like — its product is MGNYTYNSFTLQLEGLNFSNKSVYPAFLFFFFSYLFIMVTNVGIVVLIFNDKSLHQPMYLLFSNLPFNDIIGNSIMVPRLLVDILLPPSERLISYYECVVQAFTTHMFGTTSHTVLMIMAFDRYVAICDPLRYAAIMTNKMVIKLTVSAWGVAFVLVGILLGLTIRLNRCRTMIMNPYCDNASLFKLSCDSVFINNVYGLTFTVVLFTASIGTMVLTYTKITVVCLTSKNKSLNSKALKTCSTHLVVYLIMVFNGLSVITLHRFPQYSDYRKLCTILFHIIPGSLNPIIYGIQSKEIKKFFSNKILPNF